The proteins below are encoded in one region of Girardinichthys multiradiatus isolate DD_20200921_A chromosome 19, DD_fGirMul_XY1, whole genome shotgun sequence:
- the LOC124855104 gene encoding calpain-1 catalytic subunit-like isoform X2 has product MPLRGVCQNIMNARQKDGGYGTFNNPEMLFQQNYQHLKEYCLIKNITYIDEMFPPDNMSIGLGKLDPDYLAQVKWLRPSKIVDNPFFVLDGVSRFDFGQGTVGNCWFLASLGALTFHKDIFKLVVPLDQTCIGKDYCGLFHFRFWRFGKWVDVIIDDKLPTVNGKPIFARSRDECEFWPALLEKAYAKVCGSYADMSSGTPAEAMRDFTGGVHICIQLLEPSSDLWKLLCRAGHSKTFMSCCTIPKEEATTGTTFPNGLVPGHAYTVTGLKELINQGKVVNLVRLWNPWGHGEWTGDWSDLSPLWKTVSTEDREACLSVENDGEFWMNMEDCCKYYTNIEICGMSPDFLDENPGGHWKTSMYENRWVAGTTAGGCIKYTETFWTNPQYRIKVNGKPDSTQTKNILVSLMQKPDKRNRRMVQNLYIGLTIFEVPEKDGTHTGKFPGSFFSSQKLVAQTRRFMKSREVMEFLTLQPGEYLIVPSTVNPNETASFLLTIFSREETQCYENSGHSRNDPVEKVKKEKNGLDAENKKQFFRQHSDKYEEVDAEQLQRLLNERILKGDLKSGGFSIDACRSMVALMDASVTGKLNSQEFVHLWNKVMKYKEVFSKMDVSQTGTLSLRELRNAFRASGMSVSDEMLNLMAVRYGASSGHMSLENFISLAIRLGCMNKIFEKLSDGKSVKFFKSEWMVVSMYT; this is encoded by the exons ATGCCTCTTCGGGGTGTTTGTCAGAACATCATGAATGCTCGTCAAAAGGATGGCGGTTATGGGACCTTCAACAACCCAGAGATGCTCTTCCAGCAGAACTACCAGCATCTGAAAGAGTACTGTCTAATCAAAAACATCACATACATCGATGAGATGTTCCCCCCGGACAACATGTCCATCGGGCTGGGGAAACTGGACCCAGATTACTTGGCCCAAGTGAAGTGGCTGAGACCGTCG AAAATTGTGGACAATCCATTCTTTGTGCTTGATGGTGTCTCCAGGTTTGACTTTGGTCAAGGAACAGTTG GAAATTGCTGGTTTCTTGCGTCTCTTGGAGCTCTGACTTTCCACAAAGACATCTTCAAGCTGGTTGTTCCTCTGGACCAGACATGCATTGGAAAGGACTACTGTGGACTGTTTCATTTCAGG TTCTGGAGATTTGGGAAATGGGTCGATGTGATAATTGATGACAAGCTGCCAACGGTCAATGGGAAACCCATCTTTGCTCGTTCCAGAGATGAGTGTGAGTTCTGGCCCGCTTTGCTTGAGAAAGCCTACGCCAA GGTTTGTGGATCTTATGCGGACATGAGTTCTGGGACTCCAGCAGAGGCCATGAGGGACTTCACTGGTGGAGTCCACATCTGTATCCAGCTGTTAGAACCTTCTTCAGATCTCTGGAAGCTGTTGTGCAGAGCCGGCCACTCCAAGACATTCATGAGCTGTTGCACTATACCAAAAGAG GAAGCTACTACTGGCACCACGTTTCCAAACGGACTGGTCCCGGGCCATGCCTATACTGTGACAGGCCTGAAAGAG CTAATAAACCAAGGAAAGGTTGTTAACTTGGTGCGTCTGTGGAACCCCTGGGGACATGGAGAGTGGACTGGAGACTGGAGTGATCT gTCTCCTCTGTGGAAAACTGTAAGTACAGAAGATCGTGAAGCGTGCCTCTCTGTGGAAAATGATGGAGAGTTTTG GATGAACATGGAAGATTGCTGTAAATATTACACCAACATTGAAATCTGTGGCATGAGTCCTGACTTCCTTGATGAAAACCCGGGTGGCCACTGGAAGACCTCCATGTATGAGAACCGCTGGGTTGCAGGAACCACAGCTGGAGGCTGCATTAAATACACAG AGACCTTCTGGACCAATCCCCAGTATCGGATCAAGGTTAATGGAAAACCAGACTCTACTCAAACTAAAAACATCCTGGTGTCTCTCATGCAAAAGCCTGACAAGAGGAACAGACGCATGGTGCAAAACCTTTACATTGGGTTGACCATCTTTGAG GTCCCAGAAAAA GATGGGACACATACTGGAAAGTTCCCGGGATCGTTTTTCAGCAGCCAAAAACTTGTTGCCCAAACTAGAAGGTTCATGAAGTCCCGTGAAGTGATGGAGTTCCTCACACTGCAGCCTGGAGAATATCTCATTGTGCCGTCCACCGTAAACCCCAATGAGACGGCATCCTTCCTCCTGACCATCTTCTCCCGGGAGGAGACCCAGTGCTA TGAAAACTCTGGACACAGTCGTAATGATCCAGTTGAAAAG GTGAAAAAGGAGAAGAATGGACTGgatgctgaaaataaaaaacagttctTCCGTCAGCACTCTGACAAG TATGAAGAAGTTGATGCTGAGCAGCTCCAGAGGCTTCTGAATGAGAGGATTCTGAAAG GTGACCTGAAATCAGGAGGCTTCAGTATTGATGCATGTCGCAGCATGGTTGCTCTGATGGAT GCATCTGTTACTGGGAAGCTGAACAGTCAGGAGTTTGTGCATCTGTGGAACAAGGTTATGAAATATAAG GAAGTTTTCTCCAAAATGGATGTTTCACAAACAGGAACACTGTCTCTGAGAGAGTTGAGGAATGCATTCAGAGCTTCAG GTATGAGTGTCAGTGATGAAATGCTCAACTTGATGGCTGTTCGTTACGGCGCCTCCTCTGGACACATGAGCTTGGAGAACTTCATCAGCCTCGCCATTCGCCTGGGCTGCATGAACA aaatctttgaaaagCTGTCAGATGGAAAAAGTGTCAAGTTTTTCAAGTCTGAG tGGATGGTCGTCTCCATGTACACCTGA
- the LOC124855104 gene encoding calpain-1 catalytic subunit-like isoform X1, giving the protein MPLRGVCQNIMNARQKDGGYGTFNNPEMLFQQNYQHLKEYCLIKNITYIDEMFPPDNMSIGLGKLDPDYLAQVKWLRPSKIVDNPFFVLDGVSRFDFGQGTVGNCWFLASLGALTFHKDIFKLVVPLDQTCIGKDYCGLFHFRFWRFGKWVDVIIDDKLPTVNGKPIFARSRDECEFWPALLEKAYAKVCGSYADMSSGTPAEAMRDFTGGVHICIQLLEPSSDLWKLLCRAGHSKTFMSCCTIPKEEATTGTTFPNGLVPGHAYTVTGLKELINQGKVVNLVRLWNPWGHGEWTGDWSDLSPLWKTVSTEDREACLSVENDGEFWMNMEDCCKYYTNIEICGMSPDFLDENPGGHWKTSMYENRWVAGTTAGGCIKYTETFWTNPQYRIKVNGKPDSTQTKNILVSLMQKPDKRNRRMVQNLYIGLTIFEVPEKDGTHTGKFPGSFFSSQKLVAQTRRFMKSREVMEFLTLQPGEYLIVPSTVNPNETASFLLTIFSREETQCYENSGHSRNDPVEKVKKEKNGLDAENKKQFFRQHSDKYEEVDAEQLQRLLNERILKGLNINDINLQLRNMWVKYISAVFLHAGDLKSGGFSIDACRSMVALMDASVTGKLNSQEFVHLWNKVMKYKEVFSKMDVSQTGTLSLRELRNAFRASGMSVSDEMLNLMAVRYGASSGHMSLENFISLAIRLGCMNKIFEKLSDGKSVKFFKSEWMVVSMYT; this is encoded by the exons ATGCCTCTTCGGGGTGTTTGTCAGAACATCATGAATGCTCGTCAAAAGGATGGCGGTTATGGGACCTTCAACAACCCAGAGATGCTCTTCCAGCAGAACTACCAGCATCTGAAAGAGTACTGTCTAATCAAAAACATCACATACATCGATGAGATGTTCCCCCCGGACAACATGTCCATCGGGCTGGGGAAACTGGACCCAGATTACTTGGCCCAAGTGAAGTGGCTGAGACCGTCG AAAATTGTGGACAATCCATTCTTTGTGCTTGATGGTGTCTCCAGGTTTGACTTTGGTCAAGGAACAGTTG GAAATTGCTGGTTTCTTGCGTCTCTTGGAGCTCTGACTTTCCACAAAGACATCTTCAAGCTGGTTGTTCCTCTGGACCAGACATGCATTGGAAAGGACTACTGTGGACTGTTTCATTTCAGG TTCTGGAGATTTGGGAAATGGGTCGATGTGATAATTGATGACAAGCTGCCAACGGTCAATGGGAAACCCATCTTTGCTCGTTCCAGAGATGAGTGTGAGTTCTGGCCCGCTTTGCTTGAGAAAGCCTACGCCAA GGTTTGTGGATCTTATGCGGACATGAGTTCTGGGACTCCAGCAGAGGCCATGAGGGACTTCACTGGTGGAGTCCACATCTGTATCCAGCTGTTAGAACCTTCTTCAGATCTCTGGAAGCTGTTGTGCAGAGCCGGCCACTCCAAGACATTCATGAGCTGTTGCACTATACCAAAAGAG GAAGCTACTACTGGCACCACGTTTCCAAACGGACTGGTCCCGGGCCATGCCTATACTGTGACAGGCCTGAAAGAG CTAATAAACCAAGGAAAGGTTGTTAACTTGGTGCGTCTGTGGAACCCCTGGGGACATGGAGAGTGGACTGGAGACTGGAGTGATCT gTCTCCTCTGTGGAAAACTGTAAGTACAGAAGATCGTGAAGCGTGCCTCTCTGTGGAAAATGATGGAGAGTTTTG GATGAACATGGAAGATTGCTGTAAATATTACACCAACATTGAAATCTGTGGCATGAGTCCTGACTTCCTTGATGAAAACCCGGGTGGCCACTGGAAGACCTCCATGTATGAGAACCGCTGGGTTGCAGGAACCACAGCTGGAGGCTGCATTAAATACACAG AGACCTTCTGGACCAATCCCCAGTATCGGATCAAGGTTAATGGAAAACCAGACTCTACTCAAACTAAAAACATCCTGGTGTCTCTCATGCAAAAGCCTGACAAGAGGAACAGACGCATGGTGCAAAACCTTTACATTGGGTTGACCATCTTTGAG GTCCCAGAAAAA GATGGGACACATACTGGAAAGTTCCCGGGATCGTTTTTCAGCAGCCAAAAACTTGTTGCCCAAACTAGAAGGTTCATGAAGTCCCGTGAAGTGATGGAGTTCCTCACACTGCAGCCTGGAGAATATCTCATTGTGCCGTCCACCGTAAACCCCAATGAGACGGCATCCTTCCTCCTGACCATCTTCTCCCGGGAGGAGACCCAGTGCTA TGAAAACTCTGGACACAGTCGTAATGATCCAGTTGAAAAG GTGAAAAAGGAGAAGAATGGACTGgatgctgaaaataaaaaacagttctTCCGTCAGCACTCTGACAAG TATGAAGAAGTTGATGCTGAGCAGCTCCAGAGGCTTCTGAATGAGAGGATTCTGAAAGGTCTGAACATTAACGATATTAATTTACAGCTGAGAAACATGTGGGTAAAAtatatttctgctgtttttctccATGCAGGTGACCTGAAATCAGGAGGCTTCAGTATTGATGCATGTCGCAGCATGGTTGCTCTGATGGAT GCATCTGTTACTGGGAAGCTGAACAGTCAGGAGTTTGTGCATCTGTGGAACAAGGTTATGAAATATAAG GAAGTTTTCTCCAAAATGGATGTTTCACAAACAGGAACACTGTCTCTGAGAGAGTTGAGGAATGCATTCAGAGCTTCAG GTATGAGTGTCAGTGATGAAATGCTCAACTTGATGGCTGTTCGTTACGGCGCCTCCTCTGGACACATGAGCTTGGAGAACTTCATCAGCCTCGCCATTCGCCTGGGCTGCATGAACA aaatctttgaaaagCTGTCAGATGGAAAAAGTGTCAAGTTTTTCAAGTCTGAG tGGATGGTCGTCTCCATGTACACCTGA